In one window of Maribacter sp. BPC-D8 DNA:
- a CDS encoding malate dehydrogenase → MKVTVVGAGAVGASCAEYIAIKDFASEVVILDIKEGYAEGKAMDLMQTASLMGFDTKISGSTNDYAKTADSHIAVITSGIPRKPGMTREELIGINAGIVKTVSSNLLKHSPNVIIIVVSNPMDTMTYLVHKTTGIAKNRIIGMGGALDSARFKYRLAEAMEAPISDIDGMVIGGHSDTGMVPLTSHATRNSIRVSEFLSADRLQQVADDTKVGGATLTKLLGTSAWYAPGAAVSSMVQAIACDQKKMFPCSTMLDGEYGLNDICIGVPVILGKDGIEKIIDIPLSEAEKAKMKESAAGVTKTNGLLEL, encoded by the coding sequence ATGAAAGTTACAGTTGTAGGTGCTGGTGCAGTAGGTGCTAGTTGTGCAGAATACATTGCCATTAAAGATTTTGCTTCAGAAGTGGTTATTTTGGATATTAAGGAAGGTTATGCAGAAGGTAAAGCTATGGATTTGATGCAAACGGCATCATTGATGGGGTTTGATACTAAGATTTCAGGTAGTACAAATGACTATGCTAAAACTGCTGATAGCCATATTGCTGTAATTACTTCTGGTATTCCAAGAAAACCAGGAATGACTAGAGAAGAATTAATTGGTATTAATGCTGGTATTGTAAAAACGGTTTCAAGCAACCTTTTAAAGCATTCTCCAAATGTTATCATTATAGTTGTTAGTAACCCTATGGATACGATGACTTATTTGGTACATAAAACTACTGGCATTGCAAAAAATAGAATTATTGGTATGGGTGGTGCTTTAGATAGCGCTCGTTTCAAGTATCGTTTAGCAGAAGCTATGGAAGCTCCTATTTCTGATATCGACGGTATGGTAATCGGTGGTCATAGTGATACTGGTATGGTGCCATTAACATCTCATGCAACTAGAAACAGTATTCGTGTTTCAGAATTTTTATCTGCAGATAGATTACAACAAGTTGCTGATGATACGAAAGTTGGTGGTGCAACATTAACTAAGTTATTAGGTACAAGCGCATGGTATGCACCAGGTGCAGCAGTATCTTCTATGGTACAGGCAATTGCTTGTGATCAGAAGAAAATGTTTCCATGTTCAACGATGTTAGATGGTGAATACGGATTGAATGATATCTGTATCGGTGTACCGGTAATATTAGGAAAAGATGGTATCGAAAAGATTATTGATATTCCTTTAAGTGAAGCTGAAAAAGCAAAAATGAAAGAAAGTGCCGCTGGTGTAACTAAAACTAATGGTCTTTTAGAGTTGTAG